In Zingiber officinale cultivar Zhangliang chromosome 8B, Zo_v1.1, whole genome shotgun sequence, a single genomic region encodes these proteins:
- the LOC122017952 gene encoding transcription termination factor MTERF8, chloroplastic-like, protein MLRSLVRRDALPPSTQLSRVLFFSTGATASPDPHFMVEYLVNKMGFSADDASKVSKLLPRIKSTEKPDSVLRFFRSQGLDGATLRRIIVWKPGLLSWDVETNLAPKFKLLGEMGLSESDIVDIVRRHPIVIGFNIQKTLLPRLKIWESLFGSREILLKNLRSSRWFFGSNIENVVRPNMNFLRDECGIPEERISFVLKRIPSFITQKPDSIRALVDRVEGIGIPRGSRMFFSILVVLHRVSREKFEAHVKIMNSFGWSNSDFFAAMKKHPKFVWFSTEMLQRKMEFLVKDVGIAPSDITKWPMFLTLSLEKRLIPRFHVMEMLKSEGLWTSQDTLHTIFISPPPNFLQKYVFPYKDKLPKLLEVL, encoded by the coding sequence ATGCTTCGCTCCCTAGTCCGCCGCGATGCGCTCCCTCCGTCGACGCAACTCAGTCGCGTCCTCTTCTTCTCCACCGGCGCCACCGCTTCTCCCGATCCCCACTTCATGGTCGAGTACCTCGTGAATAAAATGGGGTTCTCCGCCGACGATGCTTCCAAGGTCTCCAAGTTGCTCCCTCGTATTAAGTCCACCGAGAAGCCGGACTCCGTTCTTCGATTCTTCAGATCTCAGGGCCTTGATGGTGCTACTCTGAGAAGGATAATAGTTTGGAAACCAGGATTGTTGAGCTGGGATGTGGAGACTAACCTCGCTCCAAAGTTTAAACTTTTGGGGGAAATGGGATTATCTGAGTCCGACATCGTCGATATCGTTCGGCGGCACCCTATCGTTATTGGCTTCAACATCCAGAAGACGCTTCTCCCCAGATTGAAGATTTGGGAAAGTTTATTTGGATCGAGGGAGATCCTCCTCAAGAATCTGCGGAGTAGTAGATGGTTTTTTGGCAGCAACATTGAGAATGTAGTGCGCCCTAACATGAACTTCTTACGGGATGAATGTGGCATTCCTGAAGAGCGAATTTCTTTTGTCCTTAAAAGGATCCCCAGCTTCATCACACAAAAACCAGATTCCATCCGGGCTTTGGTAGATCGAGTTGAGGGGATCGGAATTCCCCGGGGATCTCGGATGTTCTTCTCGATCCTTGTTGTGCTGCACAGGGTCAGCAGGGAAAAATTTGAGGCCCACGTCAAGATCATGAACAGCTTTGGTTGGTCCAACTCGGATTTCTTTGCTGCAATGAAGAAACATCCTAAGTTTGTATGGTTTTCTACGGAGATGTTGCAGAGAAAGATGGAATTTTTAGTCAAGGATGTTGGAATTGCACCTTCAGACATTACTAAGTGGCCAATGTTTCTAACACTCAGTTTGGAAAAGAGGTTAATTCCTCGATTTCATGTAATGGAGATGTTAAAATCTGAAGGGTTATGGACTTCACAAGACACGCTACATACAATTTTTATATCACCACCACCAAATTTTTTGCAAAAGTATGTGTTCCCTTACAAAGATAAATTACCCAAACTGCTTGAAGTCCTGTGA